A section of the Streptomyces sp. NBC_01591 genome encodes:
- the ltrA gene encoding group II intron reverse transcriptase/maturase produces MPEDAPPNGGAPGPRARVLEMQAKLHRWAVADPGRRFDDLFNFVHDPATLLVAFDRVAGNRGARTPGVDGLTATDVEESIGVPGFLNDLRVAVKGGAFCPLPVRERSIPKPGGSGKVRKLGIPTIADRVAQAALKLVLEPIFEADFKPVSYGFRPRRRAQDAIAEIHYFGTRGYRWVLDADIEACFDSINHTALMDRVRHRVKDKRVLSLVKAFLKAGILTELGENKETLTGTPQGGILSPLLANIALSALDEHLHETWEPGGTMATEGKRAHRRRKGRPTWRVVRYADDFVVLVHGTEADTAALREEVADVLEPLGLRLSQAKTRIAHMSDGFDFLGFRIQWKRKGGTDRWHVYTFIADRPIRSLKAKVRAVTGRTSQQDLATVLIRLTQIMRGWANYFKHAVAKHVFTKLDAFVWWRLIRMLRERHHWSWGEVRRRFTTPTGRWLPIAADGAELFQIASVTVSRYRYRASRIPNPWHPANPV; encoded by the coding sequence ATGCCGGAAGATGCCCCGCCGAATGGCGGAGCCCCGGGCCCTCGGGCCCGGGTACTGGAGATGCAGGCCAAGCTTCACCGTTGGGCGGTGGCCGATCCCGGCCGCCGGTTCGATGACCTGTTCAACTTCGTGCACGATCCGGCGACGCTGTTGGTGGCGTTCGACCGGGTCGCGGGCAACCGGGGAGCCCGGACTCCCGGCGTCGACGGCCTGACCGCCACCGACGTCGAGGAATCCATCGGTGTCCCCGGATTCCTGAACGACCTGCGGGTCGCCGTCAAGGGCGGTGCGTTCTGTCCTCTGCCGGTGCGGGAACGCAGCATTCCCAAGCCGGGAGGCTCGGGAAAGGTCCGTAAACTCGGGATTCCGACGATCGCGGACCGGGTCGCTCAGGCAGCGCTGAAACTGGTGCTGGAACCGATCTTCGAGGCCGACTTCAAGCCGGTCTCCTACGGGTTCCGGCCCCGACGGCGGGCCCAGGACGCCATCGCCGAGATCCACTATTTCGGCACCCGGGGATATCGCTGGGTGCTGGATGCGGACATCGAGGCGTGCTTCGACTCGATCAACCACACGGCCCTGATGGACCGAGTGCGTCATCGGGTGAAGGACAAGCGTGTCCTGTCGCTGGTCAAAGCCTTCCTCAAGGCCGGGATTCTTACTGAACTCGGTGAGAACAAGGAGACGTTGACCGGCACCCCGCAAGGCGGCATCCTCTCCCCGCTGCTGGCGAACATTGCTCTGTCGGCGCTCGATGAGCACCTGCACGAGACGTGGGAGCCGGGCGGGACGATGGCCACCGAAGGTAAACGCGCCCACCGGCGCCGCAAGGGTCGGCCGACGTGGCGGGTCGTCCGCTACGCGGACGACTTCGTCGTCCTGGTGCACGGCACCGAGGCCGACACTGCGGCACTGCGCGAAGAAGTCGCTGACGTGCTCGAACCTCTGGGATTGCGCCTGTCGCAGGCGAAGACCCGGATCGCGCACATGAGTGATGGGTTCGACTTCCTGGGCTTCCGCATCCAGTGGAAACGCAAAGGAGGCACGGACAGATGGCACGTCTACACCTTCATCGCGGACCGGCCCATCCGGTCCTTGAAGGCGAAGGTCCGTGCTGTGACAGGCAGGACATCGCAGCAGGATCTCGCCACCGTGCTGATCAGACTCACTCAGATCATGCGCGGTTGGGCCAACTACTTCAAGCACGCTGTCGCCAAGCATGTCTTCACGAAGCTTGACGCCTTCGTGTGGTGGCGTCTGATCCGCATGCTGCGGGAACGTCACCACTGGAGTTGGGGCGAAGTCCGCCGCCGGTTCACCACCCCCACCGGGCGGTGGCTACCGATCGCGGCGGACGGGGCCGAACTGTTCCAGATCGCATCGGTCACGGTCAGCCGTTACCGATACCGGGCCAGCAGGATCCCCAACCCATGGCACCCTGCGAACCCCGTCTGA
- a CDS encoding DUF6083 domain-containing protein: protein MLTTSLARHAEEALPELANISVTTDARIAHRTVCPYLQPEDRWPWTTALRQENERRAQRLFNLPEDWGLPGAG from the coding sequence ATGTTGACCACGAGCCTCGCCCGCCACGCCGAAGAGGCGTTACCAGAACTCGCCAACATTTCCGTGACCACCGATGCGCGGATCGCGCACCGCACGGTCTGCCCCTACCTCCAGCCCGAAGACCGCTGGCCTTGGACCACCGCGCTCCGACAGGAGAACGAACGACGGGCGCAGCGCCTGTTCAACCTCCCTGAAGACTGGGGCCTCCCCGGCGCCGGCTGA
- a CDS encoding transposase: protein MLNAGHSRRSVGRQLHMTHRTVKSLADAVRPEDLFSGRYQFDRASVLDEYKPYLDDRWNEGCTNAWKLWEEIVPLGYKGSYGIVSAYIRKKRTSPRPITAQPPPPRLVARWILSRPESLTEIEQLRLKAVLANCPELDDLTGQVRSFAQMLTERQGERLPEWLDAVRQDDLPSLHTLAAGIDRDRDAVIAGLPLPRSSGVVKGHINRIKMLKRQMFGRAGFGLLRKRVLLYS, encoded by the coding sequence ATGCTGAACGCCGGCCACAGCCGCCGTTCCGTCGGCCGCCAACTCCACATGACGCACCGCACCGTCAAGAGCCTTGCCGACGCCGTCAGGCCGGAAGACCTCTTCAGTGGTCGATATCAGTTCGACCGAGCCTCCGTTCTGGACGAGTACAAGCCCTACCTCGACGACCGCTGGAACGAGGGCTGCACCAACGCCTGGAAGCTCTGGGAGGAGATCGTCCCGCTCGGTTACAAGGGCAGCTACGGCATTGTCAGCGCCTACATCAGGAAGAAGCGCACGTCACCCCGGCCGATCACAGCACAGCCCCCGCCACCCCGCTTGGTGGCCAGATGGATTCTCAGCCGCCCAGAATCGCTCACGGAGATCGAACAACTCCGACTCAAGGCCGTCCTGGCCAACTGCCCCGAGCTTGACGACCTTACTGGCCAGGTCCGGTCCTTCGCCCAGATGCTCACCGAGCGCCAGGGCGAACGGCTCCCCGAGTGGCTCGACGCCGTCCGCCAAGACGACCTGCCCAGCCTTCACACCCTCGCCGCGGGCATCGACCGCGACCGCGATGCTGTGATCGCCGGTCTGCCCCTGCCCCGGAGCTCAGGCGTGGTCAAGGGCCACATCAATCGGATCAAGATGCTGAAGCGCCAAATGTTCGGCAGGGCCGGCTTTGGCCTCCTCCGCAAGCGCGTCCTGCTCTACTCGTAG
- a CDS encoding arsenate reductase ArsC, whose product MAESSGKPSVLFVCIHNAGRSQMATAWLTHLAGDRVEVRSAGSNPGDAVNPAAVEAMAEVGIDISAETPKILTIDAVRESDVCITMGCGDTCPVFPGKRYLDWKLDDPAGQGVEAVRPIRDEIKTLVEGLIAEIAPETTV is encoded by the coding sequence ATGGCCGAGTCCTCCGGCAAGCCGTCCGTCCTGTTCGTCTGCATCCACAACGCCGGCCGCTCCCAGATGGCCACCGCCTGGCTGACCCACCTGGCCGGAGACCGCGTCGAGGTCCGCTCCGCAGGCTCCAACCCTGGCGACGCCGTGAACCCGGCGGCCGTCGAGGCAATGGCCGAGGTCGGTATCGACATCTCCGCCGAGACCCCGAAGATCCTCACGATCGATGCCGTACGCGAATCCGATGTGTGCATCACGATGGGCTGCGGCGACACCTGCCCCGTCTTCCCAGGCAAGCGCTACCTCGACTGGAAGCTCGACGACCCGGCCGGACAGGGCGTCGAAGCCGTCCGCCCGATCCGCGACGAGATCAAGACCCTGGTCGAGGGCCTGATCGCAGAGATCGCCCCGGAGACCACGGTGTGA
- a CDS encoding DsbA family protein gives MRVEVVVVKECPNEQLAVGRLRQALEAAGLDEADVVTRVVTDQAEAERIGFTGSPTILIDGEDPFAEAGQAQGMACRLYRTPEGLDGAPSVAQLQQALATASRHS, from the coding sequence ATGCGGGTCGAGGTCGTGGTCGTTAAGGAATGCCCGAACGAACAGCTGGCTGTTGGCCGGTTGCGGCAGGCGCTGGAGGCGGCCGGGCTGGACGAGGCCGATGTCGTCACACGGGTGGTGACCGACCAGGCCGAGGCCGAACGCATCGGCTTCACCGGCTCCCCGACCATCCTCATCGACGGTGAAGACCCGTTCGCAGAAGCCGGACAGGCGCAGGGGATGGCTTGCCGTCTCTACCGCACGCCCGAAGGCCTGGACGGTGCACCCAGCGTTGCCCAGCTGCAACAGGCACTCGCGACCGCCTCCCGCCACTCCTGA
- a CDS encoding ArsR/SmtB family transcription factor: MLTSVDPDLIRVLGDPLRLQIVTLLARETLCTTHLVEETGAKQTNLSNHLKVLREAGVVETEPCGRFTYYKLRPEVLAGLSEQFAALAESARTAAGNKRACP, translated from the coding sequence ATGCTGACTTCAGTCGATCCTGATCTGATCCGGGTGCTGGGCGATCCGCTCCGCCTCCAGATCGTGACCCTGCTGGCGCGCGAGACGCTCTGCACGACGCACCTGGTCGAGGAGACCGGAGCGAAGCAGACCAACCTCTCCAACCACCTGAAGGTCCTGCGCGAGGCCGGAGTGGTGGAGACGGAACCGTGCGGCCGCTTCACTTATTACAAGCTGCGCCCCGAAGTCCTGGCCGGCCTCTCCGAGCAGTTCGCGGCGCTCGCCGAGTCCGCCCGTACCGCCGCCGGGAACAAGAGGGCCTGCCCGTGA
- a CDS encoding SGNH/GDSL hydrolase family protein, with protein MTITVRPGSTVMFTGDSITDCQRLESEDGLGFGYPLRVAGEWGLRHPDRPVTWLNTGIGGNKVMDLEARWQTDVLDARPDVVSILVGVNDMGWHTLDPKGYVIPVEEFEAGYDRLLTPLAEAGTKLILIEPFLLPIHGVVEAGAGVVLIGEEERKEWRTDLDPKIQIVRKLARKYGAHVLAADGMFAELAATTGPEYWAADGVHPTPAGHAALAAAWLRLVA; from the coding sequence ATGACGATCACTGTCCGACCGGGAAGCACCGTGATGTTCACCGGCGATTCGATCACCGACTGCCAACGGCTGGAGAGCGAAGACGGTCTCGGGTTCGGCTACCCGCTGCGCGTCGCGGGCGAGTGGGGACTGCGGCACCCGGACCGGCCCGTGACCTGGCTGAACACCGGGATTGGCGGCAACAAGGTGATGGACCTCGAAGCCCGTTGGCAGACAGACGTACTCGACGCGCGACCGGACGTGGTGTCGATCCTCGTCGGGGTCAACGACATGGGCTGGCACACGCTGGACCCGAAGGGGTACGTGATCCCCGTGGAGGAGTTCGAAGCGGGTTATGACCGCCTGCTCACGCCCCTCGCCGAGGCGGGCACGAAGCTGATCCTCATCGAGCCGTTCCTCCTGCCGATCCACGGCGTCGTCGAGGCCGGTGCCGGTGTCGTGCTCATCGGAGAGGAAGAGCGAAAGGAATGGCGCACCGACCTGGACCCGAAGATCCAGATTGTGCGCAAGCTCGCCCGCAAGTACGGCGCGCATGTGCTCGCCGCCGATGGCATGTTCGCCGAGCTCGCCGCGACGACCGGGCCGGAGTACTGGGCCGCGGACGGCGTACACCCGACGCCGGCCGGTCACGCCGCACTCGCGGCGGCCTGGCTGCGCCTGGTCGCGTGA
- the arsB gene encoding ACR3 family arsenite efflux transporter: protein MTTECTTTAPSADQATGGDDSIVKKLSTLDRYLAVWILLAMAVGLGLGRLIPGMNGALAKIEIGGISLPIALGLLVMMYPVLAKVRYDRLDRVTGDRTLMVSSLVINWIVGPAVMFALAWIFLPDLPEYRTGLIIVGLARCIAMVIIWNDLACGDREAAAVLVALNSVFQVIAFGLLGWFYLDLLPRWLNLGDGQGLDVSVWHIALNVIVFLGIPLLAGFLTRRIGEQKMGREGYEAKFLPKIGPWALYGLLFTIVILFALQGKTITSQPLDVVRIASPLLVYFAVMFFGTFLLGKALGLAYDRTATLAFTAAGNNFELAIAVAIATFGVTSGQALSGVVGPLIEVPVLIGLVYVALAWRKKFAPAALTTAGRDD, encoded by the coding sequence GTGACCACCGAGTGCACCACGACGGCCCCCAGCGCCGACCAGGCCACGGGCGGGGACGACTCGATCGTCAAGAAGCTCTCCACCCTTGACCGGTATCTCGCGGTGTGGATCTTGCTCGCCATGGCCGTCGGCCTGGGACTGGGGCGGCTGATCCCGGGGATGAATGGCGCGTTGGCGAAGATCGAGATCGGCGGTATCTCCCTGCCGATCGCGCTCGGCCTGCTTGTGATGATGTACCCGGTCCTGGCCAAGGTCCGCTACGACCGGCTCGACCGTGTGACCGGTGACCGCACGCTGATGGTGTCCTCGCTGGTCATCAACTGGATCGTCGGCCCGGCTGTCATGTTCGCGCTGGCGTGGATCTTCCTGCCGGACCTGCCCGAGTACCGCACCGGTCTGATCATCGTCGGCCTCGCGCGCTGCATCGCCATGGTCATCATCTGGAACGACCTCGCCTGCGGCGACCGCGAAGCAGCCGCCGTACTCGTCGCCCTCAACAGCGTGTTCCAGGTCATCGCGTTCGGCCTGCTGGGCTGGTTCTACCTCGACCTGCTGCCCCGGTGGCTGAACCTCGGCGACGGCCAGGGCCTGGACGTCTCGGTGTGGCACATCGCCCTCAATGTGATTGTGTTCCTCGGTATCCCGTTGCTGGCCGGCTTCCTCACACGCCGCATCGGTGAGCAGAAGATGGGCCGCGAGGGCTACGAGGCGAAGTTCCTGCCGAAGATCGGCCCGTGGGCTTTGTACGGGCTGCTCTTCACGATCGTCATCCTGTTCGCCCTGCAGGGGAAGACGATTACCTCGCAGCCCCTGGACGTCGTACGGATCGCCTCGCCGCTGCTGGTCTACTTCGCGGTCATGTTCTTCGGCACCTTCCTGCTCGGCAAGGCCCTCGGACTGGCCTACGACCGCACCGCGACACTGGCGTTCACCGCAGCGGGCAACAACTTCGAGCTCGCCATCGCCGTCGCCATCGCGACCTTCGGCGTCACCTCCGGCCAGGCTCTGTCCGGAGTCGTCGGCCCGCTCATCGAGGTACCCGTCCTGATCGGACTCGTGTACGTCGCGCTCGCCTGGCGCAAGAAGTTCGCGCCCGCAGCACTGACGACCGCCGGGAGGGACGACTGA
- a CDS encoding VOC family protein — translation MSRVQLALRVPDLPASIAFYSKLPRHRAGQTARRLRQTSPSPTPPLKLVLVQGPPDEEARMDHLGVEVDTTEAVRASATRLADQGLATDIENGRRPPPSGMPSSSCSWPTSSPGPRIGS, via the coding sequence ATGTCCCGAGTGCAGCTCGCACTGCGCGTCCCCGACCTTCCCGCCTCGATCGCCTTCTACAGCAAGCTTCCTCGGCACCGAGCCGGCCAAACTGCGCGACGGCTACGCCAAACTTCGCCATCGCCGACCCCCCCGCTCAAACTCGTCCTCGTCCAGGGCCCGCCGGACGAGGAGGCGCGCATGGACCACCTCGGCGTCGAAGTCGACACCACCGAGGCCGTCCGTGCCTCCGCCACCCGCCTCGCCGACCAGGGCCTTGCAACAGACATCGAAAACGGCCGTCGACCCCCGCCGAGCGGGATGCCTTCATCGTCGTGCTCGTGGCCGACATCAAGTCCTGGGCCGCGTATCGGGTCGTGA
- a CDS encoding IS3 family transposase (programmed frameshift) — protein MGTSKYSPEFRADAVALYHASPGGTYASVAKDVGVSHETLRTWVRDAGQAARPGAVEATAMEKENRQLRARVKELELEREILRRAAKYFGGGDQLVSSRFQFVGDHRGAFGVKRLCRMLHVSRSGFCRWLAGADARAARAQADAELAERIAEIHRESDGAYGVPRVTAELKDAGRRVNHKRVERVMRTFRIVGLHLRKKVRTTIPEPSATPVPDLLRRDFTAQAPSTKYVGDITCLPIGGGRFLYLATVLDLHSKRLAGWSIADHMRTELVTDALRAAAAARGADGLHGAIFHSDNGAQYASREFAQVCSELGVTRSRGAAGTSADNATAESLNATMKRGTLQGRKRWDGAREARLAVFRWATRYNTRRRHSRLGQISPIAYEQRSTTLATAA, from the exons TTGGGGACGTCGAAGTACTCGCCTGAGTTCCGGGCCGATGCCGTCGCGCTGTACCACGCCAGTCCGGGTGGGACGTATGCGTCGGTGGCCAAGGACGTGGGCGTCAGCCACGAGACGCTGCGCACGTGGGTGCGGGACGCCGGGCAGGCCGCCCGGCCCGGGGCGGTGGAGGCCACCGCGATGGAGAAGGAGAACCGGCAGCTGCGGGCACGGGTGAAGGAACTCGAGCTTGAGCGGGAGATCCTGCGGAGGGCCGCGAAGTATTTTG GCGGCGGAGACCAGCTGGTGAGCAGCCGCTTCCAGTTCGTCGGCGATCACCGTGGCGCCTTCGGCGTCAAGCGGCTGTGCCGGATGCTGCATGTCTCGCGTTCCGGCTTCTGCCGGTGGCTGGCCGGCGCGGACGCGCGGGCTGCCCGGGCCCAGGCAGATGCAGAGCTCGCCGAACGTATCGCTGAGATCCACCGGGAATCGGACGGCGCCTACGGGGTCCCGCGCGTCACCGCCGAGCTGAAGGACGCCGGGAGGCGGGTCAATCACAAGCGCGTCGAGCGCGTCATGCGCACGTTCCGCATCGTCGGGCTGCACCTGCGCAAGAAGGTCCGCACCACCATTCCCGAGCCATCGGCGACGCCGGTGCCAGACCTGCTGCGGCGCGACTTCACCGCCCAGGCGCCGAGCACCAAGTACGTGGGCGACATAACCTGTCTCCCGATCGGAGGCGGCCGATTCCTCTATCTGGCAACGGTGTTGGACCTGCACTCGAAGCGGCTGGCGGGCTGGTCGATCGCCGACCACATGCGCACGGAGCTGGTCACCGACGCACTCAGGGCCGCCGCAGCGGCCCGCGGCGCCGACGGCCTGCATGGGGCGATTTTCCACAGCGACAACGGAGCCCAGTACGCGTCGAGGGAGTTCGCCCAGGTCTGCTCGGAACTCGGCGTGACCAGATCACGCGGCGCGGCGGGCACGAGCGCGGACAACGCCACCGCGGAGAGTCTGAACGCGACCATGAAACGCGGGACGCTCCAGGGACGGAAACGGTGGGACGGGGCCCGCGAGGCCCGCCTCGCGGTCTTCCGATGGGCAACCCGCTACAACACCCGCCGACGGCACTCCCGCCTCGGCCAGATCAGCCCGATCGCCTACGAACAACGATCAACTACGCTGGCCACCGCCGCATGA
- a CDS encoding ArsR/SmtB family transcription factor, with protein MSKSEFAEAPVLDAGAVVPCCPPITAGELSQDDAEKMAVMFKALSDPVRLRLFSKVASHPGGEACVCDISDVGVSQPTVSHHLKKLREAGLLTSERRGTWVYYQVAPSVVAAMSAMLDLRS; from the coding sequence ATGTCGAAGTCAGAGTTTGCGGAGGCGCCGGTCCTGGACGCGGGGGCCGTGGTGCCGTGCTGCCCGCCGATCACCGCTGGGGAGCTGTCGCAGGATGACGCGGAGAAGATGGCCGTGATGTTCAAGGCCCTGTCCGACCCGGTGCGGCTGCGCCTGTTCTCCAAGGTCGCCTCGCATCCGGGCGGTGAGGCGTGCGTGTGCGATATCTCCGACGTCGGCGTCTCCCAGCCGACCGTTTCCCACCATCTGAAGAAGCTGCGCGAGGCCGGGCTCCTGACCTCGGAGCGGCGCGGGACCTGGGTCTATTACCAAGTCGCCCCTTCCGTCGTGGCGGCCATGTCCGCCATGCTCGACCTGCGCTCCTGA
- a CDS encoding NAD(P)-binding domain-containing protein, protein MTITADLPVVVIGAGPAGLAAAAHLAERGITPLVLEAGPAAASAVRDWSHVRLFSAWGEVTDPAAEKLLAPTGWTKPDAATYPSGGDWAEQYLQPLADALGDRVRYTATVTGVSRAGRDRIVDADREAQPFVVHFTTADGGEERVFARAVIDASGTWTTPSPAGADGLPALGEKKAADRITHRVPDLKDPAVRARYAGKRTAVIGSGASAFTALATLADLAKDVTATHAVWILRRGISGATFGGGTADQLPARGALGLAAKAAVDNGHAGAITGFRTEAIDQDDDGRLVLVGEDGRRLDPVDEVIVLTGFRPDLSFLSEIRLGLDERLQAPVELAPLIDPNQHSCGTVYPHGHRELSHPEPGIYLVGMKSYGRAPTFLAMTGYEQVRSVTAAIAGDTESADRVELTLPETGVCGGAGLFDDPAADQADDGGCCAAPAPALVQIGGGTSLPVTATEEPPAGDCCGA, encoded by the coding sequence ATGACCATCACTGCAGACCTGCCGGTTGTTGTTATCGGCGCCGGTCCCGCCGGGCTGGCCGCCGCCGCCCACCTGGCCGAGCGCGGCATCACCCCGCTGGTCCTGGAAGCGGGACCGGCCGCCGCCTCCGCGGTACGCGACTGGTCGCATGTGCGGCTCTTCTCCGCCTGGGGCGAGGTCACCGACCCGGCCGCCGAGAAGCTCCTGGCACCGACCGGCTGGACCAAGCCCGACGCGGCCACCTACCCGTCCGGCGGGGACTGGGCCGAGCAGTACCTCCAGCCGCTGGCCGACGCCCTGGGCGACCGCGTCCGCTACACCGCCACCGTCACCGGAGTCTCGCGCGCGGGCCGTGACCGTATCGTCGACGCCGACCGCGAAGCCCAGCCCTTCGTCGTCCACTTCACCACTGCCGACGGCGGTGAGGAGCGCGTCTTCGCCCGCGCGGTCATCGACGCCTCCGGCACCTGGACCACGCCCAGCCCGGCCGGGGCCGACGGCCTGCCAGCCCTCGGTGAGAAGAAAGCGGCCGACCGCATCACCCACCGCGTCCCCGACCTCAAGGACCCGGCCGTCCGCGCCCGCTACGCGGGCAAGCGCACCGCTGTGATCGGCTCCGGCGCCTCCGCTTTCACCGCCCTGGCGACCCTCGCCGACCTCGCGAAGGACGTGACAGCCACCCACGCGGTATGGATTCTGCGCCGCGGCATCAGCGGCGCGACCTTCGGCGGCGGCACCGCCGACCAGCTTCCCGCCCGCGGCGCCCTCGGCCTCGCCGCGAAGGCCGCCGTCGATAACGGCCACGCCGGTGCGATCACCGGCTTCCGCACCGAAGCCATCGACCAGGACGACGACGGCCGTCTCGTCCTGGTCGGCGAGGACGGCCGCCGTCTGGACCCGGTGGACGAGGTGATCGTCCTGACCGGCTTCCGCCCCGACCTGTCCTTCCTCTCCGAGATCCGCCTCGGCCTCGACGAACGACTCCAGGCCCCCGTCGAGCTCGCCCCGCTGATCGACCCCAACCAGCACTCCTGCGGCACCGTCTACCCCCACGGCCACCGCGAGCTCTCCCACCCCGAACCTGGCATCTACCTGGTCGGCATGAAGTCCTACGGCCGCGCCCCGACCTTCCTCGCCATGACCGGCTACGAGCAGGTCCGTTCCGTCACCGCCGCCATCGCCGGTGACACCGAATCCGCAGACCGCGTCGAACTCACCCTCCCCGAAACCGGAGTCTGCGGCGGCGCCGGACTCTTCGATGACCCGGCAGCCGACCAGGCCGACGACGGAGGCTGCTGCGCCGCACCGGCACCCGCGCTCGTACAGATCGGCGGCGGCACCTCTCTGCCGGTCACGGCCACCGAGGAACCACCGGCCGGCGACTGCTGCGGAGCCTGA
- the ltrA gene encoding group II intron reverse transcriptase/maturase encodes MTKTQVKADVDVMANGPEDNIPDWHDIDWRAVEDEVRRLRQRIFTASREGDLKRVRNLQKLMLRSRANTLLSVRRVTEINAGRKTAGVDGRTALLPQSKTKLADWAQYRAKTWTPLPVKRVHIPKADGKKRPLGIPVIADRTLQARVVNALEPEWEARFEPKSYGFRPGRGCHDAISAIYLTLKGKNPQRMWVLDADLRAAFDRIDHGHLLAQLGTFPARELVKHWLKAGVVDGGRFAPTEEGTPQGGVVSPLLLNIALHGMEQAAGVRYRKLGTNAAESVEGSPALIRYADDLVALCHSHDEAQQVKAKLAEWLLPRGLAFNEDKTRIVHADSGFDFLGFNVRRYDGKLLIKPSPAALKRIRERLRTEMLALRGSNVSAVLHKMDPIVRGWSAYYRTVVSSAAFTALDDYMWKLTYKWAKHGHQNKSRNWIVNRYFGQFNKSSKNRWVFGNRETGAHLRKFSWTKIVRHQMVPGTSSPDDPALAEYWAKRRRKEKPLPLDAFGMRLLTSQDGRCPLCRGFLLHADHQPQSPAEWEQWMAVVRRAMTKQYLVLAPDQGTSNVVLRFVHTACRRRRSAGIAPGPATLQTREPSGLA; translated from the coding sequence ATGACGAAGACGCAGGTGAAAGCCGACGTAGACGTGATGGCGAACGGACCGGAGGACAACATCCCCGACTGGCACGATATTGACTGGCGTGCCGTCGAGGATGAAGTACGGCGTCTGCGACAGAGAATCTTCACGGCATCGCGGGAAGGCGACCTCAAACGAGTTCGCAACTTGCAGAAACTGATGCTTCGTTCCCGTGCCAACACGCTGCTGAGCGTGCGGCGCGTGACGGAGATCAACGCTGGGCGCAAGACCGCCGGAGTGGACGGGCGAACGGCGTTGCTGCCCCAGTCGAAGACCAAACTGGCCGACTGGGCGCAATACCGTGCGAAAACCTGGACGCCTTTGCCGGTCAAGCGCGTGCATATTCCCAAAGCAGACGGAAAGAAGCGCCCACTGGGGATTCCGGTCATCGCTGACCGGACACTGCAAGCGCGGGTGGTCAACGCGCTGGAACCCGAGTGGGAGGCGCGGTTCGAGCCGAAGTCGTACGGCTTCCGGCCCGGCCGCGGCTGCCATGACGCGATATCCGCCATCTACTTGACGCTGAAAGGCAAGAATCCCCAGCGGATGTGGGTGCTGGACGCGGACTTGAGAGCGGCGTTCGACCGCATCGACCACGGGCACCTGCTCGCCCAACTCGGCACGTTCCCCGCCAGGGAACTGGTCAAGCACTGGCTGAAGGCCGGAGTGGTCGACGGCGGCCGGTTCGCCCCGACAGAGGAAGGCACCCCACAAGGGGGAGTCGTCAGCCCTCTGTTGCTGAACATCGCTCTGCACGGAATGGAACAAGCCGCCGGAGTCCGATACCGCAAGCTCGGCACGAATGCCGCCGAGTCGGTTGAAGGTTCCCCGGCCCTGATCAGGTACGCCGACGATCTTGTTGCGCTGTGTCACAGCCATGACGAAGCCCAACAGGTCAAGGCGAAGCTCGCCGAATGGCTGCTGCCCAGAGGACTGGCGTTCAACGAGGACAAGACAAGAATCGTCCACGCTGACTCCGGTTTCGACTTTCTGGGATTCAACGTCCGCCGCTATGACGGAAAGCTGCTGATCAAACCGAGTCCGGCGGCTCTGAAACGAATCCGGGAACGGCTACGCACCGAGATGTTGGCCCTGCGAGGGTCCAATGTCAGTGCGGTGCTGCACAAGATGGATCCGATCGTGCGCGGCTGGTCGGCCTACTACCGGACGGTGGTCTCCAGTGCGGCGTTCACCGCGCTGGACGACTACATGTGGAAGCTCACCTACAAGTGGGCCAAGCACGGCCACCAGAACAAATCGAGGAACTGGATCGTCAACCGGTACTTCGGTCAGTTCAACAAGTCCAGCAAGAACCGCTGGGTATTCGGCAACCGGGAGACCGGTGCTCACCTGCGGAAATTCTCCTGGACAAAGATTGTTCGACACCAGATGGTCCCGGGCACATCGTCTCCGGACGATCCAGCCCTGGCCGAATACTGGGCCAAACGGCGGCGCAAAGAGAAACCCCTGCCACTGGACGCGTTCGGAATGCGGCTGCTGACGTCGCAAGACGGCCGCTGCCCGCTGTGTCGGGGCTTCCTCCTGCACGCCGACCACCAACCGCAGAGCCCGGCTGAATGGGAACAGTGGATGGCGGTGGTCCGAAGGGCAATGACGAAGCAATACCTCGTCCTCGCTCCGGACCAGGGCACGTCGAACGTGGTCCTTCGTTTCGTGCACACAGCCTGCCGACGTCGGCGTTCTGCCGGTATCGCGCCAGGTCCAGCAACCCTGCAAACCCGCGAGCCTTCAGGGCTTGCTTGA